The DNA region cgtccagcggggcctggctggactgagcccgtgccggacacggtgctcagttgccgtcctggagggcccagaggattgctcgaggtgtgcccaccaggcccctcccctgagacagggggctggctgggtgccgtcaggctctttcttggctccccctggaacccggaggtggcccttgcctggttcctggatcctttcacttccccttcctcgtcgccttgccgtgtggaagggaagggccgctcttagcccgccagccctggccaaggaggggaacccacttggagggtggggtggcaccaaggccttgcgcggcccaacgcacaaggggggacggcgcgccctcgccctggccccggtgccaccagtttcccttggtcgggattctttgtggcctaggcaggcaggcgcccatgctgtctccgcactgacctaggcacccacccacatgaggcgtcgggaggtgtggggccgggagaacatttctctgcctggtttcctaggcggaggcaggtgtgttgtcggcaaagaccctcactcaggccaagtgtgtgatgtctcttcttcttccgcagacgccgagcccggcacccgggaacctgttccggacgtgccgctcccaaccatgactcccagcaccgaggctgaccatgaccacgaccacgaccacgaccacgaccacgaccacggtaggggcccgtgtgccttgtgtcctctgcccctgggagcccgctgggctgccggggctccttgagcgagaacgggctttcctattgcctccgggaccgggaaggtgtcgccatgcgattccttgtcccgaaacgctggcctgtgctctggagctgcggggacgtcctcggggctctgcccgggaaggatgtgctccctggggagagaggggccgcggtgcgagtcaggcgctccgagacggggccgtgtgtcctcccgggttctctggttggctgcacgctgcctgggcctgtccgcaggttgtccgtttctctgcgtggtggtctgctaagccgtgcgggaggggcgtaggcttccccgccccccacgtctgctcccgccatgacccaccccgggggtctggtgcagcacgcccagcccgcatgcctggcgttgccacggaggctgcgagtgcagaagcctcatgggacccggcgtggagtgccccactgcccctggtggcccagtgtgcgcagcggacttaggcgcgggcacgctgggctccgcgaggatggtgctctgtgcctctgcctctcctgagacgtccttgccttcctcttggcgttggctggtctccgagctcccgggacagcgtccaggaggcgtggccgctgcctgaggacaagtcctcgatgtgccctctgacgctggcacgagcgtgttctggacccgtgccgtgcccccaggcagctggggagttgtctgccgtgtagtccggcgggccaccaggagaatctgacccagtgtcctggatgggccagttcccagtcgtgcgctcgtggcccagaccagacccgggctggtgtgtggagccagccacgcgggcccgtctgtcctccgtgccctgagtgggcgcagatgagagagggcgcggttgctccgtccgcttttctcccctctcgcccccgtgcggggagccgtccggcggggcctggctggactgagcccgtgccggacacggtgctcagttgccgtcctggagggcccagaggattgctcgaggtgtgcccaccaggcccctcccctgagacagggggctggctgggtgccgtcaggctctttcttggctccccctggaacccggaggtggcccttgcctggttcctggatcctttcacttccccttcctcgtcgccttgccgtgtggaagggaagggccgctcttagcccgccagccctggccaaggaggggaacccacttggagggtggggtggcaccaaggccttgcgcggcccaacgcacaaggggggacggcgcgccctcgccctggccccggtgccaccagtttcccttggtcaggattctttgtggcctaggcaggcaggcgcccatgctgtctccgcactgaccttggcacccacccacatgaggcgtcgggaggtgtggggccgggagaacatttctctgcctggtttcctaggcggaggcaggtgtgttgtcggcaaagaccctcactcaggccaagtgtgtgatgtctcttcttcttccgcagacgccgagcccggcacccgggaacctgttccggacgtgccgctcccaaccatgactcccagcaccgaggctgaccacgaccacgaccacgaccacgaccacgaccacgaccacgaccacgaccacggtaggggcccgtgtgccttgtgtcctctgcccctgggagcccgctgggctgccggggctccttgagcgagaacgggctttcctattgcctccgggaccgggaaggtgtcgccatgcgattccttgtcccgaaacgctggcctgtgctctggagctgcggggacgtcctcggggctctgcccgggaaggatgtgctccctggggagagaggggccgcggtgcgagtcaggcgctccgagacggggccgtgtgtcctcccgggttctctggttggctgcacgctgcctgggcctgtccgcaggttgtccgtttctctgcatggtggtctgctaagccgtgcgggaggggcgtaggcttccccgccccccacgtctgctcccgccatgacccaccccgggggtctggtgcagcacgcccagcccgcatgcctggcgttgccacggaggctgcgagtgcagaagcctcatgggacccggcgtggagtgccccactgcccctggtggcccagtgtgcgcagcggacttaggcgcgggcacgctgggctccgcgaggatggtgctctgtgcctctgcctctcctgagacgtccttgccttcctcttggcattggctggtctccgagctcccgggacagcgtccaggaggcgtggccgctgcctgaggacaagtcctcgatgtgccctctgacgctggcacgagcgtgttctggacccgtgccgtgcccccaggcagctggggagttgtctgccgtgtagtccggcgggccaccaggagaatctgacccagtgtcctggatggggcagttcccagtcgtgcgctcgtggcccagaccagacccgggctggtgtgtggagccagccacgtgggcccgtctgtcctccgtgccctgagtgggcgcagatgagagagggcgcggttgctccgtccgcttttctcccctctcgcccccgtgcggggagccgtccagcggggcctggctggactgagcccgtgccggacacggtgctcagttgccgtcctggagggcccagaggattgctcgaggtgtgcccaccaggcccctcccctgagacagggggctggctgggtgccgtcaggctctttcttggctccccctggaacccggaggtggcccttgcctggttcctggatcctttcacttccccttcctcgtcgccttgccgtgtggaagggaagggccgctcttagcccgccagccctggccaaggaggggaacccacttggagggtggggtggcaccaaggccttgcgcggcccaacgcacaaggggggacggcgcgccctcgccctggcccaggtgccaccagtttcccttggtcgggattctttgtggcctaggcaggcaggcgcccatgctgtctccgcactgacctaggcacccacccacatgaggcgtcgggaggtgtggggccgggagaacatttctctgcctggtttcctaggcggaggcaggtgtgttgttggcaaagaccctcactcaggccaagtgtgtgatgtctcttcttcttccgcagacgccgagcccggcacccgggaacctgttccggacgtgccgctcccaaccatgactcccagcaccgaggctgaccacgaccacgaccacgaccacgaccacggtaggggcccgtgtgccttgtgtcctctgcccctgggagcccgctgggctgccggggctccttgagcgagaacgggctttcctattgcctccgggaccgggaaggtgtcgccatgcgattccttgtcccgaaacgctggcctgtgctctggagctgcggggacgtcctcggggctctgcccgggaaggatgtgctccctggggagagaggggccgcggtgcgagtcaggcgctccgagacggggccgtgtgtcctcccgggttctctggttggctgcacgctgcctgggcctgtccgcaggttgtccgtttctctgcgtggtggtctgctaagccgtgcgggaggggcgtaggcttccccgccccccacgtctgctcccgccatgacccaccccgggggtctggtgcagcacgcccagcccgcatgcctggcgttgccacggaggctgcgagtgcagaagcctcatgggacccggcgtggagtgccccactgcccctggtggcccagtgtgcgcagcggacttaggcgcgggcacgctgggctccgcgaggatggtgctctgtgcctctgcctctcctgagacgtccttgccttcctcttggcgttggctggtctccgagctcccgggacagcgtccaggaggcgtggccgctgcctgaggaccagtcctcgatgtgccctctgacgctggcacgagcgtgttctggacccgtgccgtgcccccaggcagctggggagttgtctgccgtgtagtccggcgggccaccaggagaatctgacccagtgtcctggatgggccagttcccagtcgtgcgctcgtggcccagaccagacccgggctggtgtgtggagccagccacgcgggcccgtctgtcctccgtgccctgagtgggcgcagatgagagagggcgcggttgctccgtccgcttttctcccttctcgcccccgtgcggggagccgtccagcggggcctggctggactgagcccgtgccggacacggtgctcagttgccgtcctggagggcccagaggattgctcgaggtgtgcccaccaggcccctcccctgagacagggggctggctgggtgccgtcaggctctttcttggctccccctggaacccggaggtggcccttgcctggttcctggatcctttcacttccccttcctcgtcgccttgccgtgtggaagggaagggccgctcttagcccgccagccctggccaaggaggggaacccacttggagggtggggtggcaccaaggccttgcgcggcccaacgcacaaggggggacggcgcgccctcgccctggccccggtgccaccagtttcccttggtcgggattctttgtggcctaggcaggcaggcgcccatgctgtctccgcactgacctaggcacccacccacatgaggcgtcgggaggtgtggggccgggagaacatttctctgcctggtttcctaggcggaggcaggtgtgttgtcggcaaagaccctcactcaggccaagtgtgtgatgtctcttcttcttccgcagacgccgagcccggcacccgggaacctgttccggacgtgccgctcccaaccatgactcccagcaccgaggctgaccacgaccacgaccacgaccacgaccacgaccacggtaggggcccgtgtgccttgtgtcctctgcccctgggagcccgctgggctgccggggctccttgagcgagaacgggctttcctattgcctccgggaccgggaaggtgtcgccatgcgattccttgtcccgaaacgctggcctgtgctctggagctgcggggacgtcctcggggctctgcccgggaaggatgtgctccctggggagagaggggccgcggtgcgagtcaggcgctccgagacggggccgtgtgtcctcccgggttctctggttggctgcacgctgcctgggcctgtccgcaggttgtccgtttctctgcgtggtggtctgctaagccgtgcgggaggggcgtaggcttccccgccccccacgtctgctcccgccatgacccaccccgggggtctggtgcagcacgcccagcccgcatgcctggcgttgccacggaggctgcgagtgcagaagcctcatgggacccggcgtggagtgccccactgcccctggtggcccagtgtgcgcagcggacttaggcgcgggcacgctgggctccgcgaggatggtgctctgtgcctctgcctctcctgagacgtccttgccttcctcttggcgttggctggtctccgagctcccgggacagcgtccaggaggcgtggccgctgcctgaggacaagtcctcgatgtgccctctgacgctggcacgagcgtgttctggacccgtgccgtgcccccaggcagctggggagttgtctgccgtgtagtccggcgggccaccaggagaatctgacccagtgtcctggatgggccagttcccagtcgtgcgctcgtggcccagaccagacccgggctggtgtgtggagccagccacgcgggcccgtctgtcctccgtgccctgagtgggcgcagatgagagagggcgcggttgctccgtccgcttttctcccctctcgcccccgtgcggggagccgtccagcggggcctggctggactgagcccgtgccggacacggtgctcagttgccgtcctggagggcccagaggattgctcgaggtgtgcccaccaggcccctcccctgagacagggggctggctgggtgccgtcaggctctttcttggctccccctggaacccggaggtggcccttgcctggttcctggatcctttcacttccccttcctcgtcgccttgccgtgtggaagggaagggccgctcttagcccgccagccctggccaaggaggggaacccacttggagggtggggtggcaccaaggccttgcgcggcccaacgcacaaggggggacggcgcgccctcgccctggccccggtgccaccagtttcccttggtcgggattctttgtggcctaggcaggcaggcgcccatgctgtctccgcactgacctaggcacccacccacacgaggcgtcgggaggtgtggggccgggagaacatttctctgcctggtttcctaggcggaggcaggtgtgttgtcggcaaagaccctcactcaggccaagtgtgtgatgtctcttcttcttccgcagacgccgagcccggcacccgggaacctgttccggacgtgccgctcccaaccatgactcccagcaccgaggctgaccatgaccacgaccacgaccacgaccacgaccacgaccacgaccacggtaggggcccgtgtgccttgtgtcctctgcccctgggagcccgctgggctgccggggctccttgagcgagaacgggctttcctattgcctccgggaccgggaaggtgtcgccatgcgattccttgtcccgaaacgctggcctgtgctctggagctgcggggacgtcctcggggctctgcccgggaaggatgtgctccctggggagagaggggccgcggtgcgagtcaggcgctccgagacggggccgtgtgtcctcccgggttctctggttggctgcacgctgcctgggcctgtccgcaggttgtccgtttctctgcgtggtggtctgctaagccgtgcgggaggggcgtaggcttccccgccccccacgtctgctcccgccatgacccaccccgggggtctggtgcagcacgcccagcccgcatgcctggcgttgccacggaggctgcgagtgcagaagcctcatgggacccggcgtggagtgccccactgcccctggtggcccagtgtgcgcagcggacttaggcgcgggcacgctgggctccgcgaggatggtgctctgtgcctctgcctctcctgagacgtccttgccttcctcttggcgttggctggtctccgagctcccgggacagcgtccaggaggcgtggccgctgcctgaggacaagtcctcgatgtgccctctgacgctggcacgagcgtgttctggacccgtgccgtgcccccaggcagctggggagttgtctgccgtgtagtccggcgggccaccaggagaatctgacccagtgtcctggatgggccagttcccagtcgtgcgctcgtggcccagaccagacccgggctggtgtgtggagccagccacgcgggcccgtctgtcctccgtgccctgagtgggcgcagatgagagagggcgcggttgctccgtccgcttttctcccctctcgcccccgtgcggggagccgtccggcggggcctggctggactgagcccgtgccggacacggtgctcagttgccgtcctggagggcccagaggattgctcgaggtgtgcccaccaggcccctcctctgagacagggggctggctgggtgccgtcaggctctttcttggctgcccctggaacccggaggtggcccttgcctggttcctggatcctttcacttccccttcctcgtcgccttgccgtgtggaagggaagggccgctcttagcccgccagccctggccaaggaggggaacccacttggagggtggggtggcaccaaggccttgcgcggcccaacgcacaaggggggacggcgcgccctcgccctggccccggtgccaccagtttcccttggtcgggattctttgtggcctaggcaggcaggcgcccatgctgtctccgcactgacctaggcacccacccacatgaggcgtcgggaggtgtggggccgggagaacatttctctgcctggtttcctaggcggaggcaggtgtgttgtcggcaaagaccctcactcaggccaagtgtgtgatgtctcttcttcttccgcagacgccgagcccggcacccgggaacctgttccggacgtgccgctcccaaccatgactcccagcaccgaggctgaccatgaccacgaccacgaccacgaccacgaccacgaccacggtaggggcccgtgtgccttgtgtcctctgcccctgggagcccgctgggctgccggggctccttgagcgagaacgggctttcctattgcctccgggaccgggaaggtgtcgccatgcgattccttgtcccgaaacgctggcctgtgctctggagctgcggggacgtcctcggggctctgcccgggaaggatgtgctccctggggagagaggggccgcggtgcgagtcaggcgctccgagacggggccgtgtgtcctcccgggttctctggttggctgc from Oryctolagus cuniculus chromosome 8, mOryCun1.1, whole genome shotgun sequence includes:
- the LOC138843295 gene encoding zinc transporter ZIP10-like; translation: MRRREVWGRENISLPGFLGGGRCVVGKDPHSGQVCDVSSSSADAEPGTREPVPDVPLPTMTPSTEADHDHDHDHDHDHDHDHDHDAEPGTREPVPDVPLPTMTPSTEADHDHDHDHDHGRGPCALCPLPLGARWAAGAP
- the LOC138843296 gene encoding protein catecholamines up-like isoform X1 encodes the protein MTPSTEADHDHDHDHDHDHDHDHDAEPGTREPVPDVPLPTMTPSTEADHDHDHDHDHDHDHGRGPCALCPLPLGARWAAGAP